From a region of the Streptomyces tirandamycinicus genome:
- a CDS encoding helix-turn-helix domain-containing protein encodes MSQDSAAPEAVRKLSGRRRREVVAVLLFSGGPIFESSIPLSVFGIDRQDAGVPRYRLLVCAGEEGPLRTTGGLELTAPYGLEAIGRAGTVVVPAWRSITSPPPPEALEALRRAHEEGARIVGLCTGAFVLAAAGLLDSRPATTHWMYAPTLAKRYPSVHVDPRELFVDDGDVLTSAGTAAGIDLCLHIVRTDHGAEAAGALARRLVVPPRRSGGQERYLDRSLPEEIGSDPLAEVVAWALEHLHEQFDVETLAARAYMSRRTFDRRFRSLTGSAPLQWLITQRVLQAQRLLETSDYSVDEVAGRCGFRSPVALRGHFRRQLGSSPAAYRAAYRARRPQGEPVASAAEQPAVPDRVSPGHPRRSPAALGASPGSPEPGKHGPDAYAPGRPALPGQRSAP; translated from the coding sequence ATGAGTCAGGACTCCGCCGCGCCGGAGGCCGTAAGGAAGCTGTCCGGGCGCCGCCGCCGGGAAGTGGTGGCGGTGCTGCTGTTCAGCGGCGGTCCCATCTTCGAGAGTTCCATTCCGCTCTCGGTGTTCGGAATCGACCGACAGGATGCCGGAGTTCCCCGCTACCGGCTGCTCGTATGTGCCGGTGAGGAGGGCCCCCTGCGGACCACAGGGGGACTCGAACTCACCGCGCCCTACGGGCTGGAGGCGATCGGCAGAGCGGGCACGGTCGTCGTGCCGGCCTGGCGGTCCATCACCTCGCCTCCACCGCCGGAGGCGCTGGAGGCACTGCGCCGCGCCCATGAGGAGGGCGCCCGCATCGTGGGGCTGTGCACCGGGGCGTTCGTACTGGCCGCCGCGGGGCTGCTGGACAGCCGTCCGGCGACCACGCACTGGATGTACGCGCCGACGCTCGCCAAGCGCTATCCGTCGGTCCATGTGGACCCGCGGGAGCTCTTCGTCGACGACGGCGACGTCCTCACCTCCGCCGGCACCGCGGCCGGCATCGACCTCTGTCTGCACATCGTGCGGACCGACCACGGTGCGGAGGCCGCCGGGGCACTGGCCCGACGGCTGGTCGTCCCACCGCGGCGCAGCGGCGGTCAGGAGCGCTACCTCGACAGGTCTTTACCCGAGGAGATCGGCTCCGACCCGCTCGCCGAGGTCGTGGCCTGGGCGCTGGAACACCTCCACGAGCAGTTCGACGTGGAGACCCTGGCGGCCCGTGCGTACATGAGCAGGCGGACCTTCGACCGCAGGTTCCGCTCGCTCACCGGGAGCGCTCCCCTGCAGTGGCTGATCACCCAGCGGGTACTGCAGGCGCAGCGGCTGCTCGAGACCTCCGACTACTCGGTCGACGAGGTCGCGGGCCGTTGCGGCTTCCGCTCCCCGGTGGCGCTGCGCGGGCACTTCCGCCGCCAGCTGGGCTCCTCTCCGGCGGCCTACCGGGCGGCCTACCGGGCCAGACGCCCGCAGGGCGAGCCGGTGGCCTCCGCGGCGGAGCAGCCGGCCGTGCCGGACCGGGTGTCCCCCGGGCACCCGAGAAGGTCCCCGGCCGCGCTGGGTGCGTCCCCCGGTTCCCCGGAACCGGGCAAGCACGGCCCGGACGCCTACGCCCCGGGGCGTCCGGCGCTCCCCGGCCAGCGGAGTGCGCCATAA
- a CDS encoding DUF6415 family natural product biosynthesis protein, with the protein MTNRRSRAEVAATTAGPGLDVHSMREAARRVILMDEPQPQLGELTAEMRGYVERLVPEIRTLITHQPAGDMPAEVEQVGVDEAWRRLHTTAGFGASAAYRRARKLALSVSSLCDHYETLAAQRKR; encoded by the coding sequence ATGACGAACCGCAGATCGAGGGCTGAGGTCGCCGCAACCACCGCGGGGCCGGGGCTCGATGTCCATTCGATGCGCGAGGCCGCGCGGCGCGTCATTCTCATGGACGAGCCGCAGCCGCAGCTGGGCGAGCTGACCGCCGAAATGCGTGGCTACGTCGAGCGCCTGGTCCCCGAGATCCGCACACTCATCACTCACCAGCCCGCCGGGGACATGCCCGCCGAGGTCGAGCAGGTCGGGGTGGACGAGGCGTGGCGCAGGTTGCACACCACGGCAGGCTTCGGCGCCTCCGCCGCGTACCGCCGGGCGCGGAAGCTGGCGTTGTCGGTGTCGTCCCTGTGCGACCACTACGAGACCCTCGCCGCCCAGCGAAAGCGGTGA
- a CDS encoding carbohydrate ABC transporter permease has protein sequence MAPVTGTAHDTAATAPSGEGGAAPARRSGARDLAAAERRRERRSRRYQRRSRWYRRDVRWSPYAFVAPFFLFFAAFGLFPLLYTGWASLHRVELTAPTDMEWVGLRNFARLLEDEFFWNALKNTFTIGVISTVPQLLIALGIAHLLNYKLRGSMFFRVAALTPYATSVAAATLVFVLMFGRDYGMINWALGLAGIGPVDWQNGAWTSQIAVSTIVVWRWTGYNALIYLAAMQAVPNDLYESAALDGASRWQQFVHVTIPSLRPTILFTCVVSTIGATQLFGEPLLFNGGGGATGGADHQFQTLGLYLYEQGWVNLHLGRASAIAWTMFLILLLIGAVNWLLVRRLRKSA, from the coding sequence ATGGCACCAGTGACCGGCACGGCACATGACACCGCTGCCACCGCGCCCTCCGGGGAGGGGGGCGCGGCCCCGGCGCGGCGGTCCGGGGCCAGGGACCTCGCCGCGGCGGAGCGCCGGCGGGAGCGGCGCAGCCGCCGGTACCAGCGGCGCAGCCGCTGGTACCGGCGGGACGTGCGGTGGAGCCCGTACGCCTTCGTCGCCCCCTTCTTCCTGTTCTTCGCGGCCTTCGGGCTCTTCCCGCTGCTCTACACCGGCTGGGCGTCGCTGCACCGGGTGGAGCTGACGGCCCCGACGGACATGGAGTGGGTGGGCCTGCGGAACTTCGCGCGGCTGCTCGAGGACGAGTTCTTCTGGAACGCGCTGAAGAACACCTTCACCATCGGGGTCATCTCGACGGTCCCGCAGCTGCTGATCGCCCTGGGCATCGCCCATCTGCTGAACTACAAGCTGCGCGGCTCGATGTTCTTCCGGGTCGCCGCGCTCACCCCGTACGCGACGTCCGTCGCGGCGGCCACGCTCGTCTTCGTCCTGATGTTCGGGCGGGACTACGGGATGATCAACTGGGCGCTGGGGCTGGCCGGGATCGGGCCGGTCGACTGGCAGAACGGCGCGTGGACCTCGCAGATCGCGGTCTCGACGATCGTCGTCTGGCGCTGGACCGGCTACAACGCGCTGATCTATCTGGCGGCGATGCAGGCGGTCCCGAACGACCTGTACGAGTCCGCGGCGCTCGACGGGGCCTCCCGCTGGCAGCAGTTCGTGCATGTGACCATCCCGTCGCTGCGGCCGACGATCCTGTTCACCTGTGTCGTGTCGACGATCGGCGCGACCCAGCTGTTCGGCGAGCCGCTGCTGTTCAACGGCGGCGGCGGCGCCACCGGCGGGGCCGACCACCAGTTCCAGACGCTCGGGCTGTACCTGTACGAGCAGGGCTGGGTGAACCTCCATCTCGGCCGGGCCTCGGCGATCGCCTGGACGATGTTCCTGATCCTGCTGCTGATCGGCGCGGTGAACTGGCTGCTCGTCCGCCGGCTCCGCAAGAGCGCCTAG
- the orn gene encoding oligoribonuclease yields MNDRMVWIDCEMTGLSLADDALIEVAALVTDSELNVLGEGVDIVIRPPDAALETMPEVVRQMHTASGLLDELASGTTLADAEDQVLAYVREHVKEPGKAPLCGNSVGTDRGFLLRDMPKVEEYLHYRIVDVSSVKELARRWYPRAYFNSPEKNGNHRALADIRESIAELRYYREAIFVPQPGPDSDTAKTIAARHVVPAPQ; encoded by the coding sequence ATGAACGATCGCATGGTGTGGATCGACTGCGAGATGACCGGGCTCTCGCTGGCCGACGACGCACTCATCGAGGTGGCCGCGCTGGTCACCGACTCGGAACTGAACGTGCTCGGTGAAGGGGTGGACATCGTGATCCGCCCTCCGGACGCGGCGCTGGAGACCATGCCCGAGGTGGTGCGGCAGATGCACACCGCCTCGGGCCTCCTCGACGAGCTCGCGTCCGGCACCACCCTGGCCGACGCCGAGGACCAGGTCCTCGCGTACGTGCGTGAGCACGTCAAGGAGCCGGGCAAAGCTCCGCTGTGCGGGAACTCGGTCGGCACCGACCGCGGCTTCCTGCTGCGCGACATGCCGAAGGTGGAGGAGTACCTCCACTACCGCATCGTCGATGTCTCCTCGGTGAAGGAGCTGGCCCGCCGCTGGTACCCGAGGGCGTACTTCAACAGTCCGGAGAAGAACGGCAACCACCGCGCGCTCGCCGACATCAGGGAGTCGATCGCCGAGCTGCGCTACTACCGCGAGGCGATCTTCGTCCCGCAGCCGGGCCCGGACTCGGACACCGCGAAGACGATCGCGGCGCGCCACGTGGTGCCCGCGCCGCAGTGA
- a CDS encoding ABC transporter substrate-binding protein, with protein sequence MRRTVILAVVAALGAGLLAGCAEDGEETAGGSAGDGGGGKGRTTITVGVFGAFGLKEAGLYDEYMKLNKHIEIKQTSIERNENYYPQLLTHLGTGSGLADIQAVEVNNIAEITATQADKLVDLGGTEGVSKDAFLPWKWAQATSRDGKTVGLGTDIGPQGICYRKDLFAKAGLPTDREAVGRLWAGDWDKYLAAGRQFKAKAPKGTAFVDSASGIMAAVTGSSAKRFYDENGEVVYKTNPAVKEAWDVAAAFATEGLTGRLQQFTPAWDQGYANGTFATVSCPAWMLGYIQDKSGAAGKGKWDVAPAPKPSNWGGSFLIVPKAGRNTTEAAKLAAWLTAPEQQAKLFEKRGSFPSAKAAYALPAVSGATHDYFGGAPIGEIFSRAAEGIPVTIVGPKDLVIAQNLADIGMLQVDQKGRSSEEGWKAAVKAIDNALDQ encoded by the coding sequence ATGCGCAGGACCGTAATCCTGGCGGTCGTCGCGGCACTGGGCGCCGGGCTGCTCGCCGGCTGCGCCGAGGACGGCGAGGAGACCGCCGGAGGCTCCGCGGGCGACGGGGGCGGCGGCAAGGGCAGAACCACCATCACGGTGGGAGTCTTCGGGGCCTTCGGCCTCAAGGAGGCCGGGCTCTACGACGAGTACATGAAGCTCAACAAGCACATCGAGATCAAGCAGACCTCGATCGAGCGCAACGAGAACTACTACCCGCAGCTGCTCACCCACCTGGGCACCGGCAGCGGTCTGGCCGACATCCAGGCGGTCGAGGTCAACAACATCGCCGAGATCACCGCCACCCAGGCGGACAAGCTCGTCGATCTCGGCGGGACCGAAGGCGTCAGCAAGGACGCCTTCCTGCCGTGGAAGTGGGCGCAGGCCACGTCGAGGGACGGGAAGACCGTCGGGCTCGGCACGGACATCGGCCCGCAGGGCATCTGCTACCGCAAGGACCTCTTCGCCAAGGCCGGACTGCCGACCGACCGCGAGGCCGTCGGCCGGCTCTGGGCCGGCGACTGGGACAAGTACCTGGCCGCAGGCCGGCAGTTCAAGGCCAAGGCGCCCAAGGGCACCGCCTTCGTGGACTCGGCTTCCGGGATCATGGCCGCGGTCACCGGCAGCAGCGCCAAGCGGTTCTACGACGAGAACGGCGAGGTCGTGTACAAGACCAACCCGGCCGTGAAGGAGGCCTGGGACGTCGCCGCCGCGTTCGCGACCGAGGGGCTGACCGGAAGGCTGCAGCAGTTCACTCCCGCCTGGGACCAGGGCTACGCCAACGGCACCTTCGCCACGGTCTCCTGCCCGGCGTGGATGCTCGGCTACATCCAGGACAAGAGCGGGGCGGCCGGGAAGGGCAAGTGGGACGTCGCCCCCGCGCCGAAGCCCAGCAACTGGGGCGGTTCGTTCCTGATCGTGCCCAAGGCGGGCAGGAACACGACCGAGGCGGCGAAGCTCGCGGCCTGGCTGACCGCGCCCGAGCAGCAGGCGAAGCTCTTCGAGAAGCGCGGCAGCTTCCCGAGCGCCAAGGCCGCGTACGCGCTTCCCGCGGTGTCCGGCGCCACGCACGACTACTTCGGCGGTGCTCCGATCGGCGAGATCTTCTCCCGGGCCGCCGAGGGCATTCCGGTCACCATCGTCGGGCCGAAGGACCTGGTGATCGCCCAGAACCTCGCCGACATCGGCATGCTCCAGGTCGACCAGAAGGGCCGGTCGTCCGAGGAGGGCTGGAAGGCCGCCGTGAAGGCCATCGACAACGCGCTGGACCAGTGA
- a CDS encoding DUF4241 domain-containing protein, whose product MGGDQDPVTVIEVSYAPAWDLEARAPWRQLTAEAARERDRAGLPYVVVYRIPGRRVPLEVRLVSWRDHYVGLWLYDDQGRRTDELDLRLLDDQSRLLSRRIRAWRYTGPEMAEFDERCPRSSMELFPDGKGSVSQEPQGARGRRFVTVPGADVRRWQGRPGFGDWPVVSALWQRVPGPVTLRPAPLDPGAGTEDACDDASVPPASCWRPPQPGRPGPIDALFRPGTRMTDGYHPEMTVVEPRRSGTLRVPSGLLAVSGPDGLSDDGPAITVCVPPGEYVLEEARVRVGYDCEWSQGWVTHTDTTAVRLRISESPAVSWEMALGPDDDPRLLGEHEIFGFGTDGATGCFADAGAWESLHRLFERHLVHGEPDAGQDIPDSIYFLRTQDEASGGELVAFATSGDGVHPVWVGRSADGDLAEVVVLVDGMPAVLQDAGADDAETAPV is encoded by the coding sequence ATGGGTGGGGATCAGGACCCGGTGACGGTCATCGAGGTGTCGTATGCGCCGGCGTGGGACCTCGAGGCTCGGGCGCCGTGGCGGCAGCTGACGGCCGAGGCGGCGCGGGAACGGGATCGCGCGGGGCTTCCGTACGTCGTGGTGTACCGGATCCCGGGGCGGCGGGTTCCGCTGGAGGTCCGGCTCGTTTCCTGGCGGGACCACTACGTCGGCCTGTGGCTCTACGACGACCAGGGCCGCCGCACCGACGAGCTGGACCTGCGGCTGCTGGACGACCAGAGCCGGCTGCTCAGCCGGCGTATCCGCGCGTGGCGGTACACCGGCCCGGAGATGGCGGAGTTCGACGAGCGGTGCCCCCGCTCCAGCATGGAGCTGTTTCCGGACGGCAAGGGCTCCGTTTCGCAGGAACCGCAGGGTGCGCGGGGACGGAGGTTCGTCACGGTACCGGGCGCTGACGTGCGGCGTTGGCAGGGCCGCCCCGGGTTCGGGGACTGGCCGGTCGTCTCCGCCCTCTGGCAGAGGGTGCCGGGGCCGGTGACGCTCCGGCCCGCGCCGCTCGACCCGGGTGCGGGCACCGAGGACGCCTGCGACGACGCTTCCGTCCCCCCTGCATCCTGCTGGCGGCCACCGCAGCCCGGGCGTCCCGGGCCGATCGACGCCCTCTTCCGGCCCGGGACGCGCATGACCGACGGATACCACCCCGAGATGACCGTCGTGGAGCCGCGCCGGTCAGGGACTCTGCGTGTGCCGAGTGGCCTGCTGGCCGTCTCCGGACCGGACGGCCTCTCCGACGACGGGCCCGCCATCACGGTCTGCGTCCCGCCCGGGGAGTACGTACTCGAAGAAGCCCGGGTTCGTGTGGGCTACGACTGCGAGTGGAGCCAGGGCTGGGTCACCCATACGGACACCACGGCGGTCCGGCTGCGCATCAGCGAGTCCCCCGCCGTGTCGTGGGAGATGGCACTCGGTCCGGATGACGACCCCCGTCTGCTCGGGGAGCACGAGATCTTCGGCTTCGGTACCGACGGTGCGACTGGCTGCTTCGCCGACGCAGGCGCCTGGGAGTCGCTCCACCGGCTCTTCGAGCGACACCTTGTCCACGGGGAGCCGGATGCCGGCCAGGACATACCCGACTCCATATACTTCCTGCGCACTCAGGACGAGGCCTCGGGCGGCGAGCTGGTCGCCTTCGCGACGTCCGGCGACGGCGTCCACCCCGTATGGGTGGGGCGCTCCGCGGACGGAGACCTGGCCGAGGTGGTGGTGCTGGTGGACGGGATGCCGGCGGTGCTGCAGGACGCCGGTGCCGACGATGCGGAGACGGCACCGGTGTGA
- a CDS encoding flavoprotein, whose product MTRTLYLFGSAAPPVFDIARVVEDAHGRGWDVCLGLTPTAARWLGDSLSGLEALTGHPVRSEYKLPGQPDAWPKADAILVAPATFNTINAWALGLTERFVVGVVAEGVGKGIPIATMPCVNAAYVQHRAFERSVAELRSMGVTVLYGEGGFVPNQPGQGRPDAYPWDRALAAAAELLESSG is encoded by the coding sequence ATGACGAGGACCCTGTACCTGTTCGGAAGCGCGGCCCCGCCGGTGTTCGACATCGCGCGAGTCGTCGAAGACGCCCACGGCCGGGGGTGGGACGTGTGCTTGGGCCTCACGCCCACGGCGGCACGCTGGCTCGGGGACAGTCTCAGTGGACTCGAGGCGCTGACCGGCCACCCGGTCAGGTCGGAGTACAAGCTGCCCGGGCAGCCTGATGCCTGGCCGAAGGCCGACGCCATCCTGGTTGCGCCGGCCACCTTCAACACGATCAACGCCTGGGCCCTGGGCCTCACCGAACGCTTTGTCGTCGGTGTCGTGGCAGAGGGCGTCGGCAAGGGCATCCCGATCGCGACGATGCCGTGTGTGAACGCGGCTTACGTGCAACACCGGGCATTCGAGCGAAGCGTGGCAGAGCTTCGCTCCATGGGTGTGACCGTGCTGTACGGCGAGGGCGGGTTCGTCCCCAACCAACCGGGTCAGGGGCGGCCGGATGCCTACCCGTGGGACCGCGCACTCGCCGCGGCCGCGGAACTGCTCGAGTCCAGCGGCTGA
- a CDS encoding helix-turn-helix domain-containing protein — protein MRTSDHTRPSPNRVEWEAEALTDTDTYEYRAKCLQGTEPGTANLDADSTGDRIREQRRLARLTQKQLADRLPYSYSLLNQVECGARPATVDFVAAVAHALRIDVTALTGQPYVAELQQDRLAELVRPIREALDLYDLGDDPHLTTRATGRLMGAADQLCADVRATHLRKAARALPGVIAELTTTAYRTPGRDVWQALASTYRTAHDISVKLGYYDLSAVALDRMDWAAQRASDPCLGAVRQYMRALVYFREGEYVIGQRLIRSGHSLLDPADQGREALAVAGQLHLGASVIAARAANGTAVDTHLGEAETYAKRTGDASDAYWLSFGPTNVALHRMSAAVEMRHYDDAVQQARHIKLPASTATSRRAHFLIDRARSEMEIGRTEAALKSIAEARHAAPEQTRYHPGARETVRGLVHLSRRTSDSLGHLAAWIGL, from the coding sequence ATGCGCACATCCGATCACACACGACCGTCGCCGAACCGGGTGGAGTGGGAGGCGGAAGCGCTCACCGACACCGATACGTACGAGTACCGTGCCAAGTGCCTGCAAGGAACGGAGCCTGGTACGGCCAATCTGGATGCCGACAGCACGGGTGACCGCATCAGGGAACAGCGGAGACTGGCCAGGCTCACGCAGAAGCAGCTTGCCGACCGCCTCCCCTACTCGTACAGCCTGCTCAACCAAGTCGAGTGCGGCGCCCGACCCGCCACCGTGGACTTCGTCGCGGCCGTAGCCCATGCCCTCCGCATCGACGTCACAGCGCTCACAGGACAGCCCTACGTGGCCGAGCTCCAGCAGGACCGTCTGGCCGAACTGGTGCGCCCGATCCGCGAGGCCCTCGACCTGTACGACCTCGGGGACGACCCGCACCTCACCACCCGGGCCACCGGGCGCCTCATGGGCGCCGCCGACCAACTGTGCGCGGACGTTCGCGCGACCCACTTGAGGAAGGCCGCCCGGGCCCTCCCCGGCGTCATCGCCGAACTCACCACCACCGCCTACCGCACCCCAGGCCGGGATGTGTGGCAAGCCCTCGCCTCCACATACCGCACGGCCCACGACATCTCCGTCAAGCTCGGCTACTACGACCTCAGCGCCGTCGCCCTCGACCGCATGGACTGGGCCGCGCAGCGCGCCTCCGACCCGTGCCTCGGCGCCGTCCGCCAGTACATGCGCGCGCTGGTGTACTTCCGCGAAGGCGAGTACGTCATCGGGCAGCGGCTTATCCGTTCCGGTCACAGCCTGCTCGACCCGGCCGACCAGGGCCGGGAAGCCCTCGCAGTCGCCGGCCAGCTGCACCTCGGTGCATCGGTCATCGCGGCCCGGGCCGCCAACGGGACCGCTGTCGACACCCACCTCGGCGAAGCCGAGACATACGCCAAGCGGACGGGCGACGCCTCGGACGCGTACTGGCTCTCCTTCGGCCCGACGAACGTCGCCCTGCACAGGATGTCCGCGGCAGTGGAGATGCGCCACTACGACGACGCCGTACAGCAGGCCCGACACATCAAACTGCCGGCGAGCACGGCCACCTCTCGGCGAGCGCACTTCCTCATCGACCGGGCCCGTTCGGAGATGGAGATCGGCCGAACTGAGGCCGCACTCAAATCCATCGCCGAGGCGCGCCACGCAGCTCCGGAACAGACGCGGTATCACCCGGGTGCACGGGAGACCGTCAGGGGCCTGGTCCACCTTTCCCGCCGCACCTCCGACAGCCTCGGTCATCTGGCCGCGTGGATCGGTCTCTGA
- a CDS encoding universal stress protein produces the protein MAGHETPEPADRKQVADPLSDLQAAEQSRRSCDPAFRHGVVVGFDGSTSSERALAYAIGMARRSASGLIIVHVANRLPTTVWAGCEPPVFVDVPDHRTEVLGLELACADYLSEVPWILVERGGDICNELEEVGREYSADAIVVGSTHGLVGRIFGSVAGRLARRAQRPVIVIP, from the coding sequence ATGGCCGGTCACGAAACTCCCGAACCCGCGGACCGCAAGCAGGTCGCCGACCCCCTGTCGGATCTGCAGGCGGCGGAACAGTCGCGCCGTTCCTGCGATCCCGCCTTCCGGCACGGCGTCGTGGTCGGCTTCGACGGATCGACCTCCAGCGAGCGGGCACTGGCCTATGCGATCGGCATGGCCAGGCGTTCCGCTTCGGGTCTGATCATCGTGCATGTCGCCAACCGCCTTCCCACCACGGTGTGGGCGGGCTGCGAACCGCCGGTCTTCGTAGACGTCCCGGACCACCGCACCGAGGTGCTGGGACTCGAACTCGCCTGCGCGGACTACCTGTCCGAGGTTCCGTGGATCCTCGTCGAACGCGGCGGCGACATCTGCAACGAACTCGAAGAGGTCGGCCGGGAGTATTCGGCGGACGCCATCGTGGTCGGCTCCACCCATGGCCTCGTAGGGCGCATTTTCGGCTCGGTCGCCGGGCGGCTCGCCCGCCGTGCGCAGCGCCCCGTCATCGTCATCCCGTAG